The following proteins are encoded in a genomic region of Cyclonatronum proteinivorum:
- a CDS encoding S9 family peptidase — protein sequence MTVHNFLKNRFLVVFILLSVLLTAKASASTDTPEKDQLDVTQWLQAGPVLQILPAFHDVSNIRGNTFGLRELMDTELISPADIDPVSGTELLNRFGTSIRWHERAFETGNETFSVAEEAHQFHTYYLATQLHTNRWTESNLTLTSPHAMALYVNGERMNTKTSIQSGDADAGTLTQNLQLERGRHTILVKLMSGNDTEVSSGFSAKLSYDAVYEDAFTVSTSPQRPLALDHLMTLPETTGISISAEGTYVAVVVRQGNPETGSWDNWIELRNFETGETVQTWRGGMRITGINWSDKDHILTYTTRSGNKGTIWQIDLKAGTHEPILQDVEHLGGHQWGPDNSFLLFTAQERPAANSTGVQRLDGMHDRYPTWRHRSFIFRLDPATGATERLTAGILSTGMGGISPDGTQLVFSRTHVDYSTRPFTYAEMLLMDLRTLETETLFEAPWVGGGSFSPDGRQLLLTGSPNAFGDTGRTVEGLANDYDSQAYLFDLQTREVRSITRQLDPNVSSAQWGHDGRHIYITGGEKSRTAVFRYDVRNDRFERLDTGVDVTSGFTVASNARRAAYIGHGINDPHKAYTFDLRRDRANMIHFAAADTYRHVRFGSSRDWVFTLEDGTEIDGHVYYPIDFDESRQYPVIVYYYGGTAPVSRAFSGRYPKELYAAHGYIVYVLQPSGTTGFGQEFSQRHLNDWGIRVSGEIIESVKGFLDAHPYADRERVGAIGASFGGFMTMLLLTETDMFAAAVSHAGISNITSYWGDGFWGYLYSSVASANSFPWDSPEIYVDQSPIFRADRVRTPLLLLHGLSDTNVPPSESMQFFTALTLLGADVEYVTIADQDHHIVDYNKFILWKNTIISYFDRYLKDQPEWWNHKYPD from the coding sequence TTGTTTTCATACTGCTGTCCGTTCTGCTGACTGCCAAAGCTTCGGCAAGTACTGATACCCCTGAGAAGGATCAGCTTGATGTAACGCAGTGGCTGCAGGCTGGCCCCGTTTTACAAATCCTGCCGGCTTTCCACGATGTCTCCAATATTCGCGGCAACACTTTTGGGCTGCGTGAGCTCATGGATACCGAACTCATTTCCCCGGCCGATATCGATCCCGTCAGCGGTACGGAGCTGCTTAACCGTTTCGGCACGAGTATCCGATGGCATGAGCGTGCCTTCGAAACCGGAAATGAAACCTTCTCAGTTGCTGAAGAGGCGCATCAGTTTCATACCTACTACCTTGCAACACAGCTTCACACCAACCGGTGGACGGAATCTAACCTCACCCTGACCTCTCCTCATGCGATGGCGCTGTATGTGAACGGGGAGCGCATGAATACCAAAACGAGCATCCAAAGCGGAGATGCCGATGCCGGAACCCTCACCCAAAACCTGCAGCTTGAGCGGGGGCGGCACACCATTCTGGTAAAGCTGATGTCCGGCAACGATACAGAAGTCAGCTCAGGCTTTTCCGCAAAGCTATCCTATGATGCTGTTTATGAGGATGCCTTCACGGTTTCGACCTCCCCGCAGCGTCCGCTTGCGCTTGATCACCTGATGACGCTGCCCGAAACGACCGGCATCTCCATTTCCGCTGAAGGCACCTATGTGGCCGTCGTCGTGCGACAGGGCAATCCCGAAACCGGTAGCTGGGACAACTGGATCGAGCTGCGCAATTTCGAAACCGGTGAAACGGTACAGACCTGGCGCGGCGGCATGCGCATCACCGGCATCAACTGGTCGGATAAAGATCACATCCTCACCTACACTACCCGAAGCGGAAACAAGGGTACCATCTGGCAGATTGACCTGAAAGCCGGTACGCACGAACCTATTTTGCAGGATGTAGAGCATCTCGGCGGGCATCAGTGGGGGCCGGACAACAGCTTCCTGCTGTTTACTGCGCAGGAGCGTCCCGCGGCCAACAGCACCGGCGTTCAGCGGCTCGACGGCATGCACGACCGCTACCCGACCTGGCGGCACCGAAGCTTCATTTTTCGTCTTGACCCCGCGACCGGGGCAACGGAGCGTCTCACTGCCGGCATCCTGAGCACCGGCATGGGCGGCATCAGTCCCGACGGCACGCAGCTCGTGTTCAGCCGCACCCATGTGGACTACAGCACACGGCCCTTCACCTACGCCGAAATGCTGCTGATGGACCTCCGCACCCTCGAGACCGAAACCCTGTTCGAAGCGCCCTGGGTTGGGGGCGGCAGCTTCTCCCCCGATGGCCGTCAGCTCCTGCTCACCGGCAGCCCCAACGCCTTCGGCGATACCGGGCGCACCGTGGAAGGCCTTGCCAACGACTACGACTCGCAGGCTTACCTCTTCGACCTGCAAACCCGTGAAGTCCGCAGCATCACGCGTCAGCTTGATCCCAATGTAAGCAGCGCGCAATGGGGGCACGACGGGCGTCACATCTACATCACCGGCGGGGAAAAGAGCCGCACCGCGGTTTTCCGCTATGATGTCCGCAACGACCGCTTCGAGCGGCTCGATACCGGCGTTGATGTAACCTCCGGATTTACAGTGGCTTCAAATGCCCGCCGGGCGGCTTATATCGGGCACGGCATCAACGATCCACACAAAGCCTACACCTTCGACCTGCGCCGCGACCGCGCCAACATGATTCACTTTGCGGCTGCCGACACCTACCGGCATGTGCGCTTCGGCAGCTCCCGCGACTGGGTCTTCACCCTCGAGGATGGCACCGAAATTGACGGACACGTGTACTACCCCATCGATTTTGATGAAAGCCGTCAGTATCCCGTCATCGTGTACTACTACGGCGGCACCGCGCCGGTCAGCCGCGCCTTTTCCGGTCGCTACCCCAAGGAGCTGTATGCAGCGCACGGTTACATCGTGTATGTCCTGCAGCCAAGCGGTACGACGGGCTTTGGTCAGGAATTCTCGCAGCGGCACCTCAATGACTGGGGCATCCGGGTTTCGGGGGAAATCATCGAGAGCGTGAAAGGCTTCCTCGACGCGCATCCCTACGCTGACCGCGAGCGCGTAGGTGCCATTGGCGCCTCCTTCGGCGGGTTTATGACCATGCTGCTGCTCACCGAAACCGACATGTTTGCCGCTGCGGTCTCCCATGCGGGTATCAGCAACATCACGAGCTACTGGGGCGACGGCTTCTGGGGCTACCTGTACAGCTCCGTCGCTTCGGCCAATTCCTTCCCATGGGATAGCCCCGAAATTTACGTCGATCAGAGTCCCATCTTCCGGGCCGACCGCGTTCGCACCCCGCTGCTGCTGCTGCACGGACTTTCCGACACCAACGTGCCGCCCTCGGAAAGCATGCAATTCTTCACCGCCCTCACCCTGCTCGGCGCCGACGTAGAGTATGTCACCATAGCCGATCAGGACCACCATATCGTGGACTACAACAAATTCATCCTCTGGAAAAACACCATCATCAGCTACTTCGACCGCTACCTGAAAGATCAGCCTGAGTGGTGGAATCATAAGTATCCGGATTGA